One Aphidius gifuensis isolate YNYX2018 linkage group LG3, ASM1490517v1, whole genome shotgun sequence DNA window includes the following coding sequences:
- the LOC122852365 gene encoding bublin coiled-coil protein-like: MKEMVLNSDKNMVVNAVEPCNNVNEDDDNSLESEDDNYDDAEFQSLNAQLDQLNSVLDNLETKNDVIRAELVELLKSNKETRKQIQDSQLTSTTSNDDNKN, from the exons atgaaaGAAATGGTTTTAAACTCTGATAAAAACATGGTTGTAAACGCTGTTGAACCTTGTAATAATGTCAACGAGGACGATGACAACAGTCTTGAATCTGAAGATGATAATTACGATGATGCTG AATTTCAATCCTTGAATGCTCAGCTGGATCAACTTAATTCAGTATTGGATAACCTTGAAACTAAAAATGACGTTATACGTGCTGAATTAGTTGAATTACTTAAATCAAATAAGGAAACAAGAAAACAAATTCAAGACTCTCaattaacatcaacaacaagtaacgatgataataaaaattaa
- the LOC122850980 gene encoding ribonuclease Oy-like — protein sequence MKFRNIILPISIVLFFTIFKYSNAYSNNKYKIHSTEYIFKNFDGLVFNQIWPKAGCLSMKKKLLNNECILPPHNEWTIHGLWPSSVNNAGPFFCSASSTFNITALSSIENELKSKWIGLNNKSKKYYSFWKYEWDKHGSCGTSHKKLNSLLKYFKKALDLSHEYNIKNILSRVNILPGGSYQAEEIIDGINQVTGKHPRVTCFWDEINNKSYLKEISICLHKESMELIHCDTIGKNSLTNCKTGDDVIYI from the exons atgaaatttagaaatattatattaccaATATCTATTGTgttgttttttacaatttttaaatattcaaatgcatattcaaataataagtataaa ATTCATTCAACagagtatatatttaaaaattttgatgggctagtatttaatcaaatatggCCAAAAGCTGGTTGtttgtcaatgaaaaaaaaattattaaataatgaatgcATACTTCCACCTCATAATGAATGGACAATACATGGACTCTGGCCTTCTTCTGTAAATAATGCTGgtccttttttttgttcagcTTCATCTACCTTTAATATAACAGCACtttcatcaattgaaaatgaGCTAAAGTCCAAGTGGATTGGTCTAAACAATAAATCCAAAAAGTATTATAGTTTTTGGAAATATGAATGGGACAAACATGGATCATGTGGAACaagtcataaaaaattaaattctctattaaaatattttaaaaaagcacTTGATCTTTCACATGaatataacattaaaaatatattatcaagagTTAATATTTTACCTGGTGGCAGTTATCAAGCTGAAGAAATCATCGATGGAATCAATCAAGTTACAGGAAAACATCCTAGAGTAACATGTTTTTGGGacgag attaataataaatcgtacttaaaagaaatttcaatttgtttacATAAAGAATCAATGGAATTAATTCACTGTGACACTAttggaaaaaattcattaacaaaTTGTAAGACAGGTGATGacgttatatatatataa